The following coding sequences are from one Stigmatopora nigra isolate UIUO_SnigA chromosome 10, RoL_Snig_1.1, whole genome shotgun sequence window:
- the tsfm gene encoding elongation factor Ts, mitochondrial, producing the protein MSFSCLVRNLTINVSKVSRQTLHTGCPRLMATDKNLLVKLRKSTGYTFINCKKALEKFDNDVAQAEEWLHQQAQKEGWSKANKLEGRKAKEGLVGLFVGDQVAVMVEVNCETDFVASNEKFQQLVKDVAFTALAHHQNKSQSRTGYIKSLLASDELSKLSMSDGAPLADQVALNIGRLGENMSVRRAVTISFPTEWHIGSYVHGGMASQTQMAMGRYGALVVFQGGKEEERGILGRKLGQHVVGEAPTLLGNMDDLPCGESETRLLPQTFLGDPSRTVAQFLKGQEARVLDFVRFQCGETISEVD; encoded by the exons atgtcattcaGTTGTTTAGTAAGGAATCTCACTATAAATGTCAGCAAG GTCAGCAGGCAGACTTTGCACACAGGATGTCCTCGTCTCATGGCAACGGACAAGAACCTCCTGGTCAAACTGAGAAAAAGCACTGGCTACACATTCATCAACTGCAAGAAAGCGTTGGAGAAGTTTGACAATGACGTAGCACAG GCAGAGGAATGGTTGCATCAGCAGGCCCAGAAAGAAGGCTGGAGCAAGGCAAACAAGTTGGAGGGACGCAAAGCCAAAGAGGGTCTTGTCGGTCTCTTTGTAGGAGATCAAGTAGCTGTGATGGTggag GTCAACTGTGAGACAGATTTTGTAGCCAGCAATGAAAAGTTTCAGCAGCTGGTTAAAGATGTTGCCTTCACTGCTTTGGCTCAtcaccaaaataaaagtcaaagtaGGACAGGATACATCAAG AGCCTTCTTGCATCTGACGAGTTGAGCAAACTGAGCATGTCAGATGGAGCCCCCCTCGCCGATCAGGTGGCTTTAAACATAG GTCGCCTAGGTGAGAACATGTCAGTGAGGCGGGCAGTCACAATAAGCTTCCCTACCGAATGGCACATTGGCTCGTACGTTCACGGCGGCATGGCAAGCCAGACCCAAATGGCCATGGGACGCTACGGAGCTCTGGTTGTGTTCCAAGGcggtaaagaagaagaaagaggaaTATTAGGTCGCAAATTGGGACAGCATGTTGTGGGAGAAGCACCCACATTGCTTGGCAACATGGATGACCTGCCGTGTGGAGAAAGTGAAACACGCCTCTTGCCTCAGACCTTTCTGGGAGACCCCAGCAGGACCGTGGCTCAGTTTCTGAAGGGTCAAGAAGCTCGTGTACTGGACTTTGTCCGATTTCAGTGTGGAGAGACCATCAGTGAAGTTGATTGA
- the LOC144203524 gene encoding uncharacterized protein LOC144203524 yields the protein MSAVNRPATSRLPAEEDPLYRASGGLPSTGQQDPGPQGPSQDQTPHPQLHPRPVFYVPPPPPPPFFHYQWPMSFPYNSFPGFPGMGYGMMMPPFPPPPYMDPQPYIMPHPHLQHVDYRRFLQGPMYQNPNQPRRVRSPCTLPVKETTNSQVQTEPTRGSCSDKESGRGTASCSPSSSSCSQKDSAEVDALLGSRARHDDKMTEKKLPNEMLQTQNRLPSVSNPEKNPPKKNVHCNRWSVSSQESIVPLCSSSQQEDENMKERSAPVPDICMRWRGAVPKESDKELRDENRLDFNGDRQGEVFVQPSASDTKNIPVLVDNRILCSKIDTIEELLLESRKELASLGQGCIFNNQSQNKGEHVSNYFQDLETDRATDPSKQSFAYKLHSPGKRKVNESVWSVESLAPFIPNKEWLMLNGLVETPRIEKHNEKDKLSKINDFETNSNGSQPSSDPWPATSPPVEKTNPVQTPVKNPELSGSSENQPLPCSQHNLSESSEDGGENGSSEPVAEQSPNQDFHSVARRAGSPCKADQDGIPTIAQLAPNVEAAEFGNVELLDGESRPRGQQCVPLTGLCPEDIGQCVFVSFHCNGFHKSTCTNKELKSNRGSMGKHSGLRNGVSGSGRSLKNKKCGPWIKKRHGKPNNHWENGHNGEPKLKGGDEETQR from the exons ATGTCAGCTGTTAACCGACCCGCAACATCACGCCTGCCAGCAGAAGAGGACCCCCTGTATCGTGCCAGCGGAGGTCTGCCAAGCACCGGACAGCAGGACCCAGGACCACAAGGCCCAAGCCAAGATCAAACACCTCATCCCCAGCTCCATCCAAGACCGGTTTTCTATgtccctcctcctccaccaccaccattttTCCACTATCAGTGGCCCATGTCTTTCCCCTATAACTCCTTTCCAGGCTTTCCAGGCATGG GCTATGGTATGATGATGCCACCATTCCCTCCTCCCCCTTACATGGATCCTCAACCATACATCATGCCTCACCCACATCTTCAGCATGTTGACTATCGACGTTTCCTACAAGGCCCGATgtaccagaacccaaaccagccCAGACGAGTTCGCTCTCCGTGTACTCTCCCCGTAAAGGAAACCACAAACTCCCAGGTCCAAACAGAACCTACCAGGGGCTCATGTAGTGACAAAGAATCCGGGAGAGGAACGGCTTCATGTTCTCCATCCTCCAGCTCTTGCTCCCAGAAAGATTCTGCCGAGGTGGACGCTCTACTCGGCAGTCGTGCTCGACACGACgataaaatgactgaaaaaaaattaccaaacGAAATGTTGCAAACCCAGAACAGGCTCCCCAGTGTAAGCAATCCAGAAAAGAACCCTCCCAAAAAGAATGTCCACTGTAATCGGTGGTCAGTGAGTTCCCAAGAGAGCATTGTCCCTCTATGTAGCTCATCTCAACAAGAGGACGAGAATATGAAAGAGAGGAGCGCCCCTGTCCCTGATATTTGTATGCGTTGGAGGGGTGCGGTTCCAAAAGAATCGGATAAGGAACTCCGTGATGAGAATCGGCTGGATTTCAATGGTGACAGGCAAGGTGAAGTGTTTGTTCAACCAAGTGCCAGTGACACAAAAAATATTCCCGTGCTGGTTGATAATAGAATTTTATGTAGCAAGATTGATACAATTGAAGAGCTCCTTTtagaatccagaaaagaactaGCATCATTGGGCCAGGGCTGCATTTTCAACAACCAATCCCAGAACAAAGGTGAGCATGTATCGAATTATTTTCAAGACCTGGAAACCGACCGAGCAACAGACCCATCCAAACAAAGTTTTGCTTATAAACTGCATTCTCCAGGGAAAAGGAAAGTGAACGAATCGGTTTGGTCTGTGGAATCTTTAGCACCTTTCATCCCTAACAAGGAATGGCTAATGCTTAATGGCTTAGTCGAGACCCCAAGGATTGAAAAGCACAATGAGAAAGACAAGCTGtccaaaataaatgattttgaaACCAACTCCAATGGCAGTCAACCATCATCAGACCCATGGCCTGCCACGAGTCCCCCAGTTGAGAAGACAAATCCAGTACAGACTCCAGTTAAAAACCCAGAATTGTCTGGATCTTCAGAAAACCAGCCCTTACCTTGCTCGCAGCATAACCTCTCAGAATCAAGTGAAGATGGAGGTGAAAATGGGTCTTCTGAACCCGTGGCTGAACAAAGCCCAAACCAGGATTTTCATTCTGTGGCAAGACGGGCTGGAAGTCCCTGCAAAGCTGACCAAGATGGAATACCAACCATAGCCCAATTGGCACCTAATGTTGAAGCTGCAGAATTTGGGAATGTAGAATTATTGGATGGGGAAAGCCGCCCTAGAGGTCAACAGTGTGTGCCTTTGACTGGATTGTGTCCTGAGGATATTGGACAGTGTGTGTTCGTTAGCTTCCATTGCAATGGATTTCATAAATCAACGTGTACAAATAAGGAGTTGAAATCCAACCGGGGATCCATGGGTAAACATTCAG GTCTACGAAATGGAGTCTCGGGGAGTGGAAGATCGCTTAAGAACAAAAAATGTGGTCCTTGGATAAAGAAACGGCATG gaaAGCCCAACAATCATTGGGAAAATGGACATAATGGTGAGCCCAAATTAAAAG GTGGAGATGAAGAAACCCAACGCTGA